From Ruminococcus sp. HUN007, a single genomic window includes:
- a CDS encoding TIGR04002 family protein, translated as MKDQKIKTMTTTAMFTAIITVLTACFQIKTVNDGYIHFGDSMIYLASCLLPAPYAVFAASAGGAMADILSGSAVWALPTLIIKALNTLPFIVALKYIKKKDSDRIMTKEMIIMSAVSGVITIVGYWIAEGIMFGFAASTIGTVLRGFIQPVCSSVLFVCVGTVLDRAKFKSLIYRV; from the coding sequence ATGAAAGATCAGAAAATCAAAACTATGACCACAACAGCTATGTTTACAGCAATTATCACTGTTCTCACAGCATGCTTTCAGATAAAGACTGTAAATGACGGATACATTCACTTCGGTGATTCAATGATATACCTTGCATCCTGTCTTCTTCCTGCACCGTACGCAGTCTTTGCAGCTTCTGCAGGCGGTGCAATGGCAGATATTCTTTCAGGTTCCGCAGTATGGGCACTTCCTACACTCATCATCAAGGCACTCAATACACTGCCTTTCATCGTCGCTCTGAAATATATTAAAAAGAAGGACAGCGACAGGATCATGACAAAGGAAATGATAATAATGAGTGCTGTTTCCGGTGTGATAACAATAGTCGGCTACTGGATCGCCGAGGGAATCATGTTCGGATTTGCCGCATCGACGATAGGTACAGTTTTACGCGGCTTCATTCAGCCGGTCTGCAGCTCGGTACTGTTCGTATGTGTCGGAACAGTTCTTGACAGAGCAAAGTTCAAATCTCTTATTTACAGAGTATAA
- a CDS encoding ISL3 family transposase — protein MLCNNYIKKILNVKYTAIDKTVFEDDTFIIQVHATKGHQCRCGICGRKCKVYDAGNYGARTWRACDWSTYKVILVAPSCRVRCPEHGVVTCQFPWARHNSGFTYDFEQITAWLAVNCSKVAVSEFMRISWGTVGAIVKRVNDALDTDPEKRFNNLFRIGVDETSYKKGHKYITTVINHDTGKVIWASEGHGKSVFSSFFDQLTEEQRANIQLVSGDGAKWIDECIKEYCPNAERCVDPFHVISWAMEALDDMRVDTWRSIKKEVALCKRPAKRGRKPKDTPKTIDVAKEIKTSKLILGKSMEKLTSRQADKIDWISKTDPKLFRAYKLKEALRYVFHSDTAEEAEEKT, from the coding sequence ATGCTTTGTAATAATTATATCAAAAAAATCTTAAATGTCAAGTATACAGCGATAGATAAAACTGTATTTGAAGACGACACGTTTATCATTCAGGTCCATGCAACCAAAGGACATCAGTGCAGATGCGGAATCTGCGGCAGGAAATGTAAAGTATATGATGCAGGAAACTATGGAGCAAGAACGTGGCGAGCATGTGACTGGTCAACATACAAAGTGATACTTGTAGCCCCATCATGCAGAGTCAGGTGTCCTGAACACGGAGTAGTTACATGTCAGTTTCCGTGGGCAAGGCATAACTCAGGTTTCACCTATGATTTTGAGCAGATAACAGCCTGGCTGGCTGTTAATTGTTCTAAAGTTGCAGTTTCAGAATTCATGAGAATTTCATGGGGTACCGTTGGAGCAATCGTTAAAAGAGTAAACGATGCACTTGATACTGACCCTGAAAAAAGATTTAATAATCTCTTTAGAATCGGTGTAGATGAAACAAGCTACAAGAAAGGTCATAAATACATAACGACGGTGATAAACCATGATACCGGAAAGGTGATATGGGCATCTGAAGGTCATGGTAAAAGTGTGTTTTCTTCATTCTTTGATCAGCTAACAGAAGAACAGAGAGCAAACATACAACTCGTATCCGGAGACGGAGCTAAATGGATTGATGAATGTATAAAAGAATACTGTCCAAACGCTGAGCGCTGTGTAGATCCTTTTCACGTAATCAGCTGGGCAATGGAAGCACTTGACGATATGCGCGTAGATACATGGCGTTCAATCAAAAAGGAAGTAGCACTATGTAAAAGACCAGCCAAACGTGGTCGTAAGCCCAAGGATACTCCGAAGACGATTGACGTTGCTAAAGAAATAAAGACATCCAAGCTCATATTAGGAAAGTCGATGGAAAAACTCACGTCCAGGCAAGCTGACAAGATTGACTGGATATCGAAAACAGATCCTAAACTATTCAGAGCTTACAAACTTAAAGAAGCGCTTAGATACGTCTTTCATAGTGATACAGCTGAGGAGGCTGAAGAAAAAACTTGA
- a CDS encoding NCS2 family permease, giving the protein MFEKIFRLKQNNTSVKTELTAGLTTFMTMAYILAVNPSILGAAGMDQTAVLIATCLASFVGTACMAFMANLPFALSAGMGLNAFFAYTIVGIMGYPWQVALLAVFIEGIIFLVLSLTNIREAIFNAIPLSLKTAVSVGIGLFIAFIGLQNAGICVDNGSTLVSITDFTANFSTAGISALLALLGTLFTFILYLKKVKGSALLGIIGTWAAGMVCQLAGVYVPSPEAGYYSLFPSVQMTDFNAFFNTFGQCFNVDLNTIDWFSFIVIIFSFLFVDLFDTLGTLIGVSAKAKMLDKDGKLPAIKPALLSDSVATAVGAVFGTSTTTTFVESSAGVAEGGRTGLTALTTAVLFLVSIFFAPVFTAVPGFATAPALIVVGFLMFSAIADIKFSEKNYTDAVPAYICIISMPLFYSISEGISLGIISYTVINLICGKGKKIPPLVYVLSVLFVLKYILL; this is encoded by the coding sequence ATGTTTGAAAAAATATTCAGATTAAAACAGAACAATACCAGTGTAAAAACGGAGCTTACGGCAGGCCTTACTACTTTTATGACTATGGCGTACATTCTGGCGGTAAATCCTTCGATACTCGGTGCGGCCGGAATGGACCAGACTGCTGTGCTTATTGCTACGTGTCTAGCGTCATTTGTCGGAACAGCCTGTATGGCTTTCATGGCTAACCTGCCGTTTGCGCTTTCAGCTGGTATGGGGCTCAATGCGTTTTTCGCATATACCATAGTCGGAATAATGGGATATCCGTGGCAGGTCGCTCTTCTTGCTGTATTTATTGAGGGAATAATCTTTCTCGTGCTTTCCCTTACAAATATACGTGAAGCCATCTTTAATGCCATACCTCTGTCGCTGAAAACTGCAGTTTCAGTGGGCATAGGTCTGTTCATCGCATTTATAGGACTGCAGAATGCGGGTATCTGCGTTGATAACGGATCAACTCTTGTTTCCATAACTGATTTTACGGCGAATTTCAGTACTGCAGGAATAAGCGCACTGCTTGCTCTTCTTGGAACACTGTTTACCTTCATTCTCTATCTTAAAAAGGTAAAAGGATCGGCCCTTCTCGGAATAATCGGTACCTGGGCAGCAGGAATGGTATGTCAGCTTGCGGGAGTTTATGTTCCTTCACCTGAAGCCGGATACTATTCACTGTTTCCGTCTGTGCAGATGACGGACTTTAACGCTTTTTTCAATACCTTCGGACAGTGTTTCAACGTTGATTTGAACACAATCGACTGGTTCAGTTTTATAGTTATCATATTCTCGTTCCTGTTTGTTGATCTGTTCGATACACTCGGAACACTAATCGGTGTCAGCGCAAAGGCGAAGATGCTTGACAAGGACGGAAAGCTTCCTGCAATAAAGCCGGCACTTTTATCTGACTCAGTAGCTACGGCAGTAGGCGCGGTTTTCGGAACCTCTACAACAACTACATTTGTTGAGTCATCTGCAGGTGTTGCTGAAGGCGGAAGAACCGGACTTACGGCTCTTACCACCGCTGTTCTTTTCCTCGTATCAATCTTTTTCGCACCTGTTTTCACAGCGGTACCGGGATTTGCAACAGCTCCTGCACTTATTGTTGTCGGTTTCCTCATGTTTTCGGCGATTGCAGATATAAAATTCAGCGAAAAGAATTATACCGATGCCGTACCGGCGTATATATGCATTATTTCCATGCCGCTGTTTTACAGCATTTCAGAGGGTATCTCACTTGGTATCATTTCCTACACGGTCATCAACCTGATCTGCGGTAAAGGAAAGAAGATACCTCCGCTTGTATATGTTCTTTCAGTTCTTTTCGTTCTCAAGTATATTTTACTTTAA
- a CDS encoding MATE family efflux transporter: MTSKKDYLAMMRNGEKLSLYEQLCMIITLSIPAIMAQVSSIVMQYTDAAMIGHLSPSDSAAIGLVSSTTWLFGGICSAASIGFTVQIAHLIGAGEDLKAQNTVKSGLISVLLFSMALMITGIAVSSILPHWLGGAENIRRSASGYFMIYAASLPFFQLNHISAGMLQCSGNMKLPSTLNISKCFLDVIYNFMLIFPSRTIRIFGSEIYLPGAGLGIYGAALGTALAEITVLVFMLYALLKKSDSLHLRKGEKMHFSAETMKQALRISFPVAVEQLIVCSAYIASTKIVSPLGTIAIAAHSFSITAESLCYMPGYGIGSAATTITGQCIGAGRSDMTKKIRHTHHCDRNGHHDCDRMPDVYLCTVYDRFSVR, from the coding sequence ATGACATCAAAAAAAGACTACCTTGCTATGATGCGGAACGGGGAAAAACTCTCGCTTTATGAACAGCTGTGTATGATAATCACTTTAAGCATTCCCGCGATCATGGCTCAGGTCTCATCAATAGTTATGCAGTACACCGACGCTGCAATGATCGGGCATTTAAGCCCGTCTGACTCAGCTGCGATCGGGCTTGTATCATCAACCACCTGGCTGTTCGGCGGTATATGTTCAGCTGCATCCATCGGTTTTACCGTTCAGATAGCACATCTGATCGGTGCAGGTGAAGACCTAAAAGCCCAGAACACCGTTAAGTCAGGTCTCATTTCAGTACTTCTTTTCAGTATGGCTTTAATGATCACCGGCATCGCTGTCAGCAGTATACTTCCGCACTGGCTCGGCGGAGCAGAAAATATACGCCGCAGCGCATCCGGATATTTCATGATATATGCAGCTTCCCTGCCGTTTTTTCAGCTCAATCATATTTCTGCAGGAATGCTTCAGTGCAGCGGTAACATGAAACTGCCGAGTACACTGAATATTTCAAAATGCTTTCTTGACGTGATTTATAACTTTATGCTTATATTTCCGTCACGTACGATCAGAATTTTCGGCAGTGAAATATATCTTCCGGGCGCCGGCCTCGGCATTTACGGTGCCGCTCTGGGAACTGCCCTTGCAGAGATAACTGTTCTTGTCTTCATGCTTTACGCACTGCTGAAAAAATCAGATTCGCTCCATTTGAGGAAGGGCGAGAAAATGCATTTTTCCGCTGAAACTATGAAGCAGGCTCTCCGCATTTCATTTCCGGTCGCAGTCGAACAGCTTATTGTATGCAGTGCCTACATTGCCTCCACAAAAATCGTTTCACCTCTCGGAACAATTGCAATAGCGGCCCACTCATTTTCCATCACTGCAGAAAGTCTGTGCTATATGCCCGGATACGGTATCGGTTCTGCCGCAACAACGATAACAGGTCAGTGTATCGGAGCCGGACGTTCCGACATGACAAAAAAAATCAGGCATACTCACCACTGTGACCGGAATGGTCATCATGACTGTGATAGGATGCCTGATGTATATTTATGCACCGTATATGATAGGTTTTCTGTCAGATGA
- a CDS encoding MATE family efflux transporter, with translation MYIYAPYMIGFLSDDEEIRRLGTEVLRIEAFAEPLYGASIIASGVFRGAGDTLIPSCLNFCSMWLIRIPLSAFLAPRYGLKGVWTAMCIELCIRGILFLIRLFTKKYDSSRK, from the coding sequence ATGTATATTTATGCACCGTATATGATAGGTTTTCTGTCAGATGATGAAGAAATACGCAGACTCGGAACAGAAGTGCTTCGTATCGAAGCGTTCGCCGAACCGCTGTACGGCGCTTCCATAATTGCTTCCGGAGTGTTCCGCGGTGCAGGAGACACCCTTATACCGAGCTGTCTGAATTTCTGCAGTATGTGGCTGATACGCATTCCTCTTTCAGCATTCCTTGCTCCGCGTTACGGACTTAAAGGTGTCTGGACAGCAATGTGTATCGAGCTGTGCATCAGAGGCATTCTTTTCCTCATCAGACTTTTCACTAAAAAATACGACAGCAGCAGAAAATGA
- the hpt gene encoding hypoxanthine phosphoribosyltransferase: protein MINTEEINGKIKRVIFTEEEIKAKTAEAGKWVSREYKDKPLLLISILNGAFVFMADFCRQITIPCEVAFMCAKSYYSGTVSTGEVSITMDVSQDLSRYHVIIVEDIIDTGRTLHDVVEKLKERNPLSLKVITLLDKPSRRLVKFEADMSLFTIPDLFVIGYGLDCDEYYRNLPYIAEYDEEKQ from the coding sequence ATGATAAATACTGAAGAGATAAACGGAAAAATCAAAAGGGTGATATTCACAGAGGAGGAGATAAAGGCAAAAACTGCTGAAGCGGGTAAATGGGTAAGCCGTGAATATAAGGACAAGCCGCTTCTGCTTATAAGCATACTGAACGGAGCGTTTGTTTTTATGGCTGATTTCTGCCGTCAGATCACCATTCCGTGTGAAGTTGCATTTATGTGTGCCAAAAGCTATTATTCCGGAACTGTCTCGACAGGGGAAGTAAGCATAACAATGGATGTAAGCCAGGATTTAAGCAGATATCATGTAATAATCGTTGAGGATATTATAGATACAGGCCGTACTCTTCATGATGTGGTGGAGAAACTTAAGGAAAGAAATCCGCTTTCACTGAAGGTGATCACTCTGCTCGACAAGCCTTCGAGACGTCTTGTGAAATTCGAAGCGGACATGTCGCTGTTCACAATTCCTGATCTGTTCGTAATAGGCTACGGACTCGACTGTGACGAATACTACAGAAATCTGCCTTACATAGCTGAATACGATGAAGAAAAGCAGTGA
- the cysK gene encoding cysteine synthase A — MADIKQSSLELIGGTPILKLNNYTKKAGISNATILAKLEYLNPAGSVKDRIALAMIEDAEKKGILKPGATIIEPTSGNTGIGLAAVAAAKGYKAILTLPDTMSVERRTLLAAYGADLVLTEGAKGMKGAIAKANELNKEIEGSVILGQFVNPANAEAHRKTTGPEIWEQTDGKVDIFVAGVGTGGTLTGVGEFLKSKNPDIKIVAVEPASSPVLSKGEAGPHKIQGIGAGFVPEVLNTDIYDEVITIENEDAFAEGAAFGVSEGILVGISSGAALKAASILAERPENKGKTIVALLPDSGDRYLSTPLFSK; from the coding sequence ATGGCAGACATCAAGCAGAGTTCACTCGAACTTATCGGAGGAACACCTATTCTCAAACTCAACAACTATACAAAGAAGGCTGGTATCAGCAATGCAACTATTCTTGCAAAACTCGAATACCTCAATCCGGCTGGTTCAGTTAAGGACAGAATCGCACTCGCAATGATCGAAGACGCTGAAAAGAAAGGCATTCTCAAGCCGGGAGCAACAATTATCGAACCTACAAGCGGTAACACAGGTATCGGTCTTGCAGCTGTTGCAGCAGCAAAGGGTTACAAGGCTATCCTTACACTTCCTGACACAATGAGCGTTGAAAGAAGAACACTTCTTGCAGCATACGGTGCAGACCTCGTTCTCACAGAAGGTGCAAAGGGTATGAAGGGTGCTATCGCAAAGGCTAACGAACTCAACAAGGAGATCGAAGGTTCTGTTATCCTCGGTCAGTTCGTAAATCCGGCCAACGCTGAAGCACACAGAAAGACAACAGGTCCTGAGATCTGGGAACAGACAGACGGCAAGGTTGACATCTTTGTAGCAGGTGTCGGCACAGGCGGTACACTTACAGGTGTAGGCGAATTCCTCAAGTCAAAGAATCCTGACATAAAGATCGTAGCAGTTGAACCTGCATCAAGCCCGGTACTTTCAAAGGGCGAAGCAGGTCCTCACAAGATCCAGGGTATCGGCGCAGGCTTCGTTCCTGAAGTTCTCAACACAGATATCTACGACGAAGTTATCACAATCGAAAACGAAGACGCATTTGCTGAAGGCGCTGCATTCGGCGTAAGCGAAGGTATCCTCGTTGGTATTTCATCAGGTGCCGCTCTTAAGGCTGCATCTATCCTTGCTGAAAGACCTGAAAACAAGGGCAAGACAATCGTTGCACTTCTCCCTGACTCAGGTGACAGATATCTTTCAACACCACTTTTCAGCAAGTAA
- a CDS encoding tRNA threonylcarbamoyladenosine dehydratase yields the protein MLNQFSRTELLIGAEGIKKLSEARVAVFGIGGVGGYVCEALVRSGVGHFDLVDDDKVCLTNLNRQIIATRKTIGRYKTEVMLERMKDINPDVDVRVHNCFFLPENADDFPFEEYDYVVDAVDTVTAKLELIMRSKAKNVPVISAMGAGNKLDPGRFKIADIYKTSGCPLARVMRYELKRRGVKKLKVVYSDEPQIRPREDMGASCRTNCVCPPGAQHKCTERRDIPGSTAFVPAVAGLMIAGEVVKDLIAK from the coding sequence ATGTTAAATCAGTTTTCAAGAACAGAATTGCTAATCGGTGCGGAAGGAATAAAGAAACTTTCGGAAGCCAGGGTAGCAGTTTTCGGTATAGGCGGAGTAGGCGGATATGTTTGCGAAGCGCTTGTACGAAGCGGCGTTGGTCACTTTGATCTTGTGGATGACGACAAGGTATGTCTGACAAACCTTAACCGTCAGATAATAGCTACAAGAAAGACTATCGGAAGATACAAGACTGAAGTCATGCTCGAAAGAATGAAGGATATAAACCCTGATGTCGATGTCCGTGTTCACAACTGTTTCTTCCTTCCGGAAAATGCTGATGACTTTCCGTTTGAAGAGTATGACTACGTTGTTGACGCAGTTGATACTGTTACAGCAAAGCTTGAACTCATAATGCGCTCGAAAGCAAAGAACGTTCCTGTTATCAGCGCTATGGGCGCGGGAAACAAGCTTGATCCGGGAAGATTCAAAATAGCTGATATCTACAAGACCTCAGGCTGTCCGCTGGCCAGGGTAATGAGGTATGAGCTCAAAAGACGCGGCGTGAAAAAACTCAAGGTCGTTTACTCCGATGAACCACAGATAAGACCGCGTGAAGATATGGGTGCAAGCTGCCGCACAAACTGTGTATGTCCTCCGGGAGCACAGCACAAGTGTACCGAACGCAGGGATATTCCGGGAAGCACAGCCTTTGTTCCGGCAGTCGCAGGACTTATGATAGCAGGCGAGGTAGTGAAGGATCTTATCGCAAAATAA